In one Nicotiana sylvestris chromosome 8, ASM39365v2, whole genome shotgun sequence genomic region, the following are encoded:
- the LOC104239800 gene encoding pyruvate kinase isozyme G, chloroplastic yields MATMNLPTGLHVAAKPASLDRLSSAKNVGDLFFSDSRHRKRVNTWNQIMAVQSLEHIHGVNNNVYANYVNFNVPSSGYSLGQESVYLNSPRKTKIVCTIGPSTSSREMIWKLAEAGMNVARLNMSHGDHASHQRTIDLVKEYNAQFEDKVIAIMLDTKGPEVRSGDVPKPILLKEGQEFNFSIKRGVSTEDTVSVNYDDFINDVEAGDILLVDGGMMSLAVKSKTSDIVKCEVIDGGELKSRRHLNVRGKSATLPSITEKDWDDIKFGVNNQVDFYAVSFVKDAKVVHELKDYLKSCNADIHVIVKIESADSIPNLHSIISASDGAMVARGDLGAELPIEEVPLLQEDIIRRCQSMQKPVIVATNMLESMIDHPTPTRAEVSDISIAVREGADAVMLSGETAHGKYPLKAVKVMHIVALRTESSLQKSTSSPSQSAAYKSHMGEMFAFHSSSMANTLSTPIIVFTRTGSMAIILSHNRPSSTVFAFTNNERVKQRLALYHGVVPIYMEFSSDAEETFSRAIKLLLSKSLVKDGQYVTLVQSGAQPIWRRHSTHHIQVRKVQS; encoded by the exons ATGGCCACAATGAATCTACCTACAGGACTACATGTCGCGGCTAAACCGGCGTCATTGGATCGGCTTTCCTCGGCCAAGAACGTCGGTGATTTGTTCTTCTCCGATTCTCGTCACAGGAAACGAGTGAATACTTGGAATCAAATCATGGCCGTTCAATCACTTGAGCATATTCATGGCGTTAATAACAATGTTTATGCCAATTATGTTAATTTCAATGTACCCTCT TCCGGTTACAGTCTGGGGCAAGAAAGTGTGTATCTGAATTCTCCAAGAAAAACCAAGATAGTTTGCACCATTGGTCCCTCCACAAGCTCACGGGAGATGATCTGGAAATTGGCAGAGGCTGGAATGAACGTGGCCCGTCtgaatatgtcacatggggaccACGCATCGCATCAGAGAACGATTGACCTTGTTAAAGAATACAATGCTCAATTTGAGGACAAGGTTATTGCAATAATGTTGGACACTAAG GGACCTGAGGTAAGAAGTGGAGATGTGCCCAAACCAATTCTCCTTAAGGAGGGTCAAGAATTCAACTTTAGCATTAAAAGAGGAGTCAGCACAGAAGACACCGTTAGTGTAAATTATGATGATTTCATAAATGATGTGGAGGCCGGAGACATACTACTCGTTGATG GTGGGATGATGTCATTAGCTGTGAAATCGAAAACCAGCGATATAGTGAAATGTGAAGTTATTGATGGAGGAGAACTGAAATCGAGACGGCATCTAAATGTAAGAGGAAAAAGTGCCACCCTGCCTTCAATAACAG AAAAAGACTGGGATGATATTAAGTTTGGTGTGAACAATCAAGTCGACTTCTATGCCGTTTCTTTTGTGAAGGATGCTAAGGTGGTCCATGAATTGAAAGATTACCTGAAAA GCTGTAATGCAGATATTCATGTTATTGTAAAGATTGAAAGTGCAGACTCCATTCCAAATCTCCACTCGATCATTTCCGCTTCCGATGGG GCAATGGTGGCCCGTGGTGATCTTGGAGCTGAACTTCCAATTGAGGAAGTGCCGTTGCTTCAG GAAGACATTATTAGAAGGTGTCAGAGCATGCAAAAACCTGTAATAGTAGCAACGAACATGCTCGAAAGCATGATTGATCACCCAACCCCAACAAGGGCAGAAGTTTCAGACATTTCCATTGCAGTACGTGAAGGCGCTGATGCTGTAATGCTTTCAGGCGAAACCGCTCATGGGAA GTATCCACTGAAGGCAGTTAAGGTGATGCATATTGTGGCATTAAGGACCGAGTCTAGCCTACAAAAAAGCACTAGTTCTCCTAGTCAATCTGCCGCCTATAAG AGCCATATGGGTGAAATGTTTGCCTTCCACTCTTCCTCAATGGCTAATACCCTTAGCACTCCCATCATTGTCTTCACAAGAACTGGGTCCATGGCAATAATTTTAAGTCATAATCGGCCTTCATCAACAGTTTTTGCCTTCACAAACAA TGAAAGGGTGAAGCAGCGTCTGGCTCTGTATCATGGTGTCGTGCCTATATATATGGAGTTTTCAAGTGACGCAGAGGAGACCTTTTCTCGAGCTATCAAGCTTTTGTTG AGCAAAAGCTTGGTGAAGGATGGGCAATATGTAACTCTCGTCCAAAGTGGAGCCCAACCAATCTGGCGTAGACATTCTACTCACCACATACAAGTCCGTAAGGTCCAAAGTTGA
- the LOC104239804 gene encoding protein NRT1/ PTR FAMILY 7.3-like isoform X2: MQENNAEAANSVSKWTGTVYIFSLVGAFLSDSYWGRFKSCAIFQVIYVIGLVLLSLATQLYLLKPKGCGDRTTLCGPHSTMEISLFYISVYMIALGYGGYQPNIATFGADQFDEHDPREKQSKQAFFSYFYLALNLGSLFSNTILDYFEDDGMWALGFWASAASAFAALVLFLGGTVKYRHFRSSGNPITRFSQVIIAASNKWRVAIPENEDALYEGDDESSRTAGRKMLHTQGFKFLDKAALITSKELGNEKQSNRNPWRLCPISQVEEVKCILRLMPIWLCTIIYSVVFTQMASIFVEQGDAMKTTIGKFRIPAASMSSFDIMSVAVVIFLYRRVLDPFVKKIKKHKGEALGITQLQRMGIGLIIAVMAMLSAGIVECYRLKYASKDQGSSSLTILWQIPQYSLVGASEVFMYVGQLEFFNEQAPDGLKSFGSALCMTSISLGNYVSNLLVSVVMKISTTDNMSGWIPGNLNKGHLDRFYFLLAGLTILDLVAYIACAKWYKGIKHGEITQQLKEEDKCKV, encoded by the exons ATGCAAGAAAACAATGCTGAGGCTGCTAATAGTGTGAGCAAATGGACTGGCACTGTGTACATCTTCTCTCTTGTTGGTGCTTTTCTTAGTGACTCTTACTGGGGAAGATTCAAAAGTTGTGCCATTTTTCAGGTCATCTATGTGATT GGATTAGTACTATTATCACTGGCGACACAACTTTATTTGCTGAAACCGAAAGGTTGTGGTGATCGAACAACTCTATGTGGACCGCATTCAACCATGGAGATTAGTCTATTCTACATCTCTGTGTACATGATTGCTCTAGGATATGGAGGCTACCAACCTAACATTGCTACCTTTGGAGCTGATCAGTTCGATGAGCATGATCCAAGAGAGAAACAATCCAAACAGGCCTTCTTCAGCTACTTCTACCTGGCCCTGAACCTTGGTTCACTTTTTTCTAACACCATTTTAGACTACTTTGAGGATGACGGGATGTGGGCTCTTGGTTTTTGGGCATCTGCTGCTTCTGCTTTTGCTGCATTGGTGCTCTTTCTTGGAGGCACCGTGAAGTATAGGCACTTTAGGTCTAGTGGCAACCCTATAACCAGGTTTTCCCAAGTTATAATCGCTGCATCGAACAAGTGGAGAGTAGCGATTCCAGAGAATGAAGATGCATTGTATGAAGGAGATGACGAGAGCTCCAGAACTGCTGGTAGAAAAATGCTCCACACCCAAGGTTTCAA GTTTTTGGATAAAGCAGCTTTGATCACATCCAAGGAACTTGGCAATGAGAAGCAGAGCAATCGCAACCCCTGGCGCCTCTGCCCAATTTCACAAGTTGAAGAGGTGAAATGCATCTTGAGATTGATGCCAATTTGGCTATGTACTATAATTTATTCTGTAGTTTTCACACAAATGGCCTCAATCTTCGTCGAGCAAGGTGATGCAATGAAAACTACAATCGGGAAATTCAGGATACCAGCAGCAAGTATGTCTAGCTTTGACATCATGAGTGTAGCAGTTGTAATATTCCTCTACCGCCGAGTCCTTGATCCTTTTGTCAAAAAGATAAAGAAGCACAAGGGCGAGGCTCTAGGGATAACTCAACTTCAACGGATGGGTATTGGACTTATCATAGCTGTGATGGCAATGCTATCAGCAGGAATTGTGGAGTGCTACAGGCTCAAGTATGCTAGTAAAGACCAAGGCTCAAGCTCTCTAACTATCTTATGGCAAATTCCTCAATACTCTCTGGTAGGAGCTTCAGAAGTGTTCATGTACGTTGGCCAACTGGAGTTTTTCAATGAACAAGCACCGGATGGACTCAAAAGCTTCGGTAGTGCACTGTGCATGACATCGATATCACTGGGAAACTACGTCAGCAACTTACTCGTGAGCGTAGTGATGAAAATTTCTACAACTGATAACATGTCTGGATGGATCCCAGGAAATCTTAATAAGGGTCATCTTGACAGGTTTTACTTTCTCTTAGCTGGCTTGACAATCTTAGATTTAGTTGCTTACATAGCCTGTGCTAAGTGGTACAAGGGTATAAAGCATGGTGAAATTACTCAACAACTTAAGGAAGAGGACAAATGTAAAGTCTAA
- the LOC104239804 gene encoding protein NRT1/ PTR FAMILY 7.3-like isoform X1: MACLELSKEVKLKGEEEQECTNDGTIDFHGMPAIRGKTGTWKAGIVLLLNQGLATLAFFGVGVNLVLFLTRVMQENNAEAANSVSKWTGTVYIFSLVGAFLSDSYWGRFKSCAIFQVIYVIGLVLLSLATQLYLLKPKGCGDRTTLCGPHSTMEISLFYISVYMIALGYGGYQPNIATFGADQFDEHDPREKQSKQAFFSYFYLALNLGSLFSNTILDYFEDDGMWALGFWASAASAFAALVLFLGGTVKYRHFRSSGNPITRFSQVIIAASNKWRVAIPENEDALYEGDDESSRTAGRKMLHTQGFKFLDKAALITSKELGNEKQSNRNPWRLCPISQVEEVKCILRLMPIWLCTIIYSVVFTQMASIFVEQGDAMKTTIGKFRIPAASMSSFDIMSVAVVIFLYRRVLDPFVKKIKKHKGEALGITQLQRMGIGLIIAVMAMLSAGIVECYRLKYASKDQGSSSLTILWQIPQYSLVGASEVFMYVGQLEFFNEQAPDGLKSFGSALCMTSISLGNYVSNLLVSVVMKISTTDNMSGWIPGNLNKGHLDRFYFLLAGLTILDLVAYIACAKWYKGIKHGEITQQLKEEDKCKV; encoded by the exons ATGGCTTGCTTGGAACTCTCCAAAGAG GTGAAGctgaaaggagaagaagaacaagagtGCACTAATGATGGAACTATTGATTTTCATGGAATGCCTGCAATCAGAGGAAAAACTGGGACATGGAAGGCTGGAATTGTACTTCTCT TGAATCAAGGTTTAGCTACTCTTGCCTTTTTTGGTGTTGGGGTGAATTTGGTGTTGTTCCTGACAAGAGTGATGCAAGAAAACAATGCTGAGGCTGCTAATAGTGTGAGCAAATGGACTGGCACTGTGTACATCTTCTCTCTTGTTGGTGCTTTTCTTAGTGACTCTTACTGGGGAAGATTCAAAAGTTGTGCCATTTTTCAGGTCATCTATGTGATT GGATTAGTACTATTATCACTGGCGACACAACTTTATTTGCTGAAACCGAAAGGTTGTGGTGATCGAACAACTCTATGTGGACCGCATTCAACCATGGAGATTAGTCTATTCTACATCTCTGTGTACATGATTGCTCTAGGATATGGAGGCTACCAACCTAACATTGCTACCTTTGGAGCTGATCAGTTCGATGAGCATGATCCAAGAGAGAAACAATCCAAACAGGCCTTCTTCAGCTACTTCTACCTGGCCCTGAACCTTGGTTCACTTTTTTCTAACACCATTTTAGACTACTTTGAGGATGACGGGATGTGGGCTCTTGGTTTTTGGGCATCTGCTGCTTCTGCTTTTGCTGCATTGGTGCTCTTTCTTGGAGGCACCGTGAAGTATAGGCACTTTAGGTCTAGTGGCAACCCTATAACCAGGTTTTCCCAAGTTATAATCGCTGCATCGAACAAGTGGAGAGTAGCGATTCCAGAGAATGAAGATGCATTGTATGAAGGAGATGACGAGAGCTCCAGAACTGCTGGTAGAAAAATGCTCCACACCCAAGGTTTCAA GTTTTTGGATAAAGCAGCTTTGATCACATCCAAGGAACTTGGCAATGAGAAGCAGAGCAATCGCAACCCCTGGCGCCTCTGCCCAATTTCACAAGTTGAAGAGGTGAAATGCATCTTGAGATTGATGCCAATTTGGCTATGTACTATAATTTATTCTGTAGTTTTCACACAAATGGCCTCAATCTTCGTCGAGCAAGGTGATGCAATGAAAACTACAATCGGGAAATTCAGGATACCAGCAGCAAGTATGTCTAGCTTTGACATCATGAGTGTAGCAGTTGTAATATTCCTCTACCGCCGAGTCCTTGATCCTTTTGTCAAAAAGATAAAGAAGCACAAGGGCGAGGCTCTAGGGATAACTCAACTTCAACGGATGGGTATTGGACTTATCATAGCTGTGATGGCAATGCTATCAGCAGGAATTGTGGAGTGCTACAGGCTCAAGTATGCTAGTAAAGACCAAGGCTCAAGCTCTCTAACTATCTTATGGCAAATTCCTCAATACTCTCTGGTAGGAGCTTCAGAAGTGTTCATGTACGTTGGCCAACTGGAGTTTTTCAATGAACAAGCACCGGATGGACTCAAAAGCTTCGGTAGTGCACTGTGCATGACATCGATATCACTGGGAAACTACGTCAGCAACTTACTCGTGAGCGTAGTGATGAAAATTTCTACAACTGATAACATGTCTGGATGGATCCCAGGAAATCTTAATAAGGGTCATCTTGACAGGTTTTACTTTCTCTTAGCTGGCTTGACAATCTTAGATTTAGTTGCTTACATAGCCTGTGCTAAGTGGTACAAGGGTATAAAGCATGGTGAAATTACTCAACAACTTAAGGAAGAGGACAAATGTAAAGTCTAA